A part of Solicola gregarius genomic DNA contains:
- a CDS encoding sugar phosphate isomerase/epimerase family protein: protein MQSDSDRGRVVGVPEASVSLSTSSVYPEPTAAGFELATRLGYDGVEVMVGIDATSQDLDAVRDLREFHGIPVVSVHAPCLLITQRVWGLEPWGKLVKSAEMAHELDADVVVVHPPFRWQREYGRAFVEGIADLEEETGMTFAVENMYPWRTARREFQAYVPGWNPVEFGYEHVTLDVSHTATAGADPVEMAEQLGDRLAHVHMTDGLGSAKDEHLVPGRGTQPCAELLELLAERNFGGHVVVEINTRRCNDREERETDLAEALAFTRLNLVAPARGGEAR from the coding sequence GTGCAGTCTGACTCGGATCGAGGTCGCGTCGTCGGGGTTCCCGAGGCATCGGTCTCGCTGTCGACCTCGTCGGTGTACCCGGAACCGACGGCGGCGGGCTTCGAGCTCGCTACCCGGCTCGGCTACGACGGCGTCGAGGTGATGGTCGGCATCGATGCGACGAGCCAAGATCTCGACGCGGTCCGCGACCTCCGAGAGTTCCACGGGATTCCGGTCGTCTCGGTGCATGCGCCGTGCCTGCTGATCACGCAGCGGGTATGGGGTCTCGAGCCGTGGGGCAAATTGGTCAAGAGTGCGGAGATGGCGCACGAGCTGGACGCCGACGTGGTGGTCGTGCACCCGCCGTTTCGCTGGCAACGCGAGTACGGTCGGGCCTTCGTGGAGGGCATCGCCGACCTCGAGGAGGAGACGGGTATGACGTTCGCCGTCGAGAACATGTACCCGTGGCGCACCGCGCGACGGGAGTTCCAGGCGTACGTACCCGGGTGGAATCCCGTCGAGTTCGGCTACGAGCACGTCACCCTCGACGTCTCGCATACCGCGACCGCCGGCGCCGACCCTGTCGAGATGGCCGAACAGCTCGGTGACCGGCTCGCACACGTGCACATGACAGACGGCCTCGGCTCGGCGAAAGACGAGCATCTCGTACCCGGGCGCGGCACCCAACCCTGCGCGGAGCTGCTGGAGCTGCTGGCGGAGCGCAACTTCGGCGGGCATGTCGTCGTCGAGATCAACACCCGGCGATGCAACGACCGCGAGGAGCGCGAGACCGATCTGGCCGAGGCGCTCGCGTTCACCCGGCTGAACCTCGTCGCGCCTGCCCGCGGCGGGGAGGCGCGCTGA
- a CDS encoding Ppx/GppA phosphatase family protein, with translation MRLGVLDIGSNTAHLLVVDAYRGAPPLPAYSYKDPLQLTDHLDDSGAVTPAGVDALVKFVADAQQVAEDKGATSVLAFATSAIRDAVNSDDVLRRVLDEAETELVVLSGDVEARLTFLAVRRWFGWSSGHLGVFDIGGGSLEIAAGSDEHPTVALSLPLGAGRLTRNWIQGGGAPDQEQLRGMRRHVRAEIAEHVGMVKRGGDFVHAVATSKTFRSLARMAGAAPSSDGPYVRRVLTRVDLQSLLAELETLSADEVAQLPGVSAHRAHQMVTGAVVADAVLDLFGLEELEICPWALREGVILEHLDRL, from the coding sequence ATGCGACTCGGAGTCCTCGACATCGGCTCGAACACCGCCCATCTCCTGGTGGTCGACGCCTACCGTGGTGCTCCACCGCTGCCCGCGTACAGCTACAAGGACCCCCTTCAGCTGACCGACCACCTCGACGACAGCGGCGCGGTGACCCCGGCAGGCGTCGACGCGCTGGTCAAGTTCGTCGCCGACGCGCAGCAGGTCGCCGAGGACAAGGGCGCGACGTCGGTGCTTGCGTTCGCGACCTCGGCGATCCGCGACGCGGTCAACTCCGACGACGTTCTCCGCCGCGTACTCGACGAAGCGGAAACCGAGTTGGTCGTCCTGTCCGGGGATGTCGAGGCACGACTGACGTTCCTGGCCGTGCGGCGCTGGTTCGGCTGGTCGTCGGGTCATCTCGGCGTATTCGACATCGGCGGCGGCTCGCTCGAGATCGCGGCGGGATCGGACGAGCACCCGACGGTCGCGCTGTCGTTGCCCCTCGGCGCCGGCAGGCTCACCCGGAACTGGATTCAAGGGGGCGGTGCTCCCGACCAGGAACAGCTCCGCGGCATGCGTCGTCACGTCCGCGCCGAGATCGCCGAGCATGTCGGAATGGTCAAGCGTGGTGGCGATTTCGTGCATGCCGTGGCGACCAGCAAGACCTTCCGCTCGCTGGCCCGGATGGCGGGCGCAGCGCCGTCGTCCGATGGCCCGTACGTACGCCGGGTGCTGACGCGCGTTGACCTGCAGTCTCTACTGGCGGAGCTGGAGACGCTGAGCGCGGACGAGGTGGCTCAGCTGCCTGGGGTCTCTGCGCATCGCGCACACCAGATGGTCACCGGCGCGGTGGTCGCCGATGCGGTGCTCGATCTGTTCGGGCTGGAGGAGCTCGAGATCTGCCCGTGGGCACTACGCGAGGGCGTGATCCTCGAGCATCTCGACCGGCTTTGA
- a CDS encoding alpha/beta hydrolase: protein MEANNTDDLEVWLGSRRLDGATPPLRSGDLADLIQAEPRDVGVDPAEPGEHETTSFEYRYGTLPWKRYPGDMEVLGQAVLPEGVDDAPLVLFLHGRHQACYGKGENGSWPCAGDSKPVPSFRGYTYLQQRLATQGYATVSISANAINQQDYRDADGGAAARSKLIRHHLKLLAEKTSESGNRWSGRLDMDQVVLVGHSRGGEGANQAVVDSGGSAPYSIVGQLLLAPTDFSQHTAGYAPTAVTLPYCDGDVSDLQGQKFVDASAGLAADDTSLRSSILVRGANHNFFNTEWTPGISAAPSFDDWGDQGDKVCGRKASETRLSPREQRKVGLTLTTGAVRMFVQRDPEMLALFDAPGALTTKSMGANGLVWSHAIGGARTPVRAGVDATVSGAARECLATTGVKSADGLRSCAAGVADGGREVHWMQPFSGTVSRAVLHEARLDWSRSGRSGGLTFDEPLDLDADGRTLDLRMIASKGVPNVRVELRDTTGGTWSRTVKTLRLPGGRWLRPAWAQTVRLDPPSASADFDPAAVASVRIVSGNDSGTAWIVDGAARDASLPDVPDRTLPRLLLGNAEKKEGDQGKGIIRLPYRLAGSVSSASSFDVLIEKPRGKPRTRLVHVNVPAGKRGGSIALHYARNKLDDRDRSVFRAIAQPVRGVALHKYQGSAVVLDDDPAPKVVIEPKRKTYRAGQPIRMRLKLSKAVGFPMQVSVRLRDAKGFAPMRGVDVPKKWLRRHGDPSHPKRKLSKSVYSVSVRVPTGKRVGVLTIPTVRRGAKAPVKRLRLVWRVAHHEPRTTVATVRPPRG from the coding sequence GTGGAGGCGAACAACACCGACGATCTCGAGGTATGGCTGGGATCTCGCCGCCTCGACGGCGCGACGCCTCCCTTGCGTTCCGGCGACCTTGCCGACCTGATCCAGGCCGAGCCCCGCGATGTGGGCGTCGACCCTGCCGAGCCGGGCGAGCACGAGACGACCTCGTTCGAATACCGCTACGGAACGCTCCCGTGGAAGCGGTATCCGGGAGACATGGAGGTGCTCGGCCAGGCGGTTCTCCCCGAGGGTGTCGACGACGCCCCGCTGGTGTTGTTCCTGCACGGCCGACACCAGGCGTGTTACGGGAAGGGCGAGAACGGCTCCTGGCCCTGTGCTGGCGACTCGAAGCCTGTGCCGAGCTTCCGTGGCTATACGTACCTGCAGCAGCGGCTGGCGACACAGGGGTACGCGACGGTCTCGATCTCCGCGAATGCGATCAACCAGCAGGACTACCGTGACGCCGACGGCGGCGCGGCGGCGCGGTCGAAGCTGATCCGCCACCACCTGAAGCTGCTTGCCGAGAAGACGTCCGAGTCGGGAAACCGGTGGAGCGGTCGTCTCGATATGGACCAGGTCGTGCTCGTCGGGCACAGCCGCGGCGGCGAGGGCGCCAACCAGGCGGTCGTCGACTCGGGCGGCTCGGCGCCGTACTCGATCGTCGGCCAGCTGCTGCTCGCGCCGACGGACTTCTCACAGCACACGGCAGGGTACGCGCCGACGGCCGTCACGCTGCCCTACTGCGACGGCGACGTGTCCGATCTGCAGGGACAGAAGTTCGTCGACGCCAGCGCCGGCCTCGCCGCCGACGACACCTCGTTGCGCAGCAGCATCCTGGTGCGCGGTGCGAACCACAACTTCTTCAACACCGAGTGGACGCCGGGCATCTCGGCCGCGCCGAGCTTCGACGACTGGGGCGACCAGGGCGACAAGGTGTGTGGTCGGAAGGCCTCCGAGACGCGCCTCAGCCCGCGCGAGCAGCGCAAGGTGGGGCTGACCCTGACGACCGGTGCGGTACGGATGTTCGTACAGCGCGACCCGGAGATGCTCGCGTTGTTCGACGCGCCGGGTGCCTTGACCACGAAGTCGATGGGTGCGAACGGCCTCGTCTGGTCGCATGCGATCGGCGGCGCGCGTACGCCCGTGCGGGCCGGTGTCGATGCGACCGTGAGCGGAGCGGCACGCGAGTGTCTCGCGACCACCGGAGTGAAGAGTGCCGACGGCCTGCGGTCTTGTGCCGCGGGAGTCGCCGACGGTGGCCGCGAGGTGCACTGGATGCAGCCGTTCTCCGGCACCGTGTCGCGAGCGGTACTCCACGAGGCTCGCCTCGACTGGTCCCGGTCGGGCCGATCGGGTGGATTGACGTTCGACGAGCCGCTCGATCTCGACGCCGACGGCAGAACCCTCGACCTGCGGATGATCGCGTCGAAGGGCGTGCCCAACGTCCGTGTCGAGCTGCGCGACACGACGGGCGGCACCTGGTCGCGAACGGTCAAGACCCTGCGTCTGCCGGGCGGCCGCTGGCTGCGTCCGGCGTGGGCGCAGACCGTACGGCTCGACCCTCCGTCCGCGTCCGCCGACTTCGACCCGGCCGCGGTCGCGTCCGTGCGAATCGTGAGCGGCAACGACAGCGGAACCGCCTGGATCGTCGACGGTGCGGCGCGGGACGCGAGTCTGCCGGACGTGCCCGACCGTACGCTCCCGCGACTTCTCCTCGGCAATGCCGAGAAGAAGGAGGGCGACCAGGGTAAGGGCATCATTCGGCTGCCCTACCGGCTGGCGGGTTCAGTGTCGTCCGCATCCAGCTTCGACGTGCTGATCGAGAAGCCGCGCGGCAAGCCGCGGACCAGGTTGGTACACGTCAATGTTCCAGCGGGCAAGCGCGGTGGCTCGATCGCGCTGCACTACGCGCGCAACAAGCTCGACGACCGCGACCGCAGCGTCTTCCGGGCAATCGCCCAGCCCGTACGCGGGGTAGCGCTGCACAAGTACCAGGGCAGCGCGGTCGTCCTCGATGACGACCCCGCGCCGAAGGTCGTGATAGAGCCGAAGCGGAAGACGTACCGGGCCGGGCAGCCGATCCGGATGCGCCTGAAGCTCTCCAAGGCGGTCGGGTTCCCGATGCAGGTGTCGGTGCGACTGCGGGATGCGAAGGGGTTCGCGCCGATGCGCGGTGTCGACGTGCCGAAGAAGTGGCTGCGACGCCATGGCGACCCGTCGCACCCGAAGCGCAAACTGAGCAAATCGGTGTATTCGGTCTCGGTGCGGGTGCCGACGGGCAAGCGCGTCGGAGTGCTGACGATCCCGACGGTACGCCGCGGGGCGAAGGCGCCGGTCAAGCGCCTTCGGCTCGTCTGGCGTGTTGCGCATCACGAACCGCGTACGACGGTCGCGACGGTGCGACCACCCAGAGGTTAG
- a CDS encoding VOC family protein, whose translation MRLDHVSFAVGPDGLAGTTNRLTELLDAKFVDGGVHPRFGTRNMILPLESDQYLEIVEVLDHPASDKAPFGQAVRERSEAGGGWLGWVVAVDDIGPVEHRIGRHAVPGNRRRPDGYNLEWQQIGVKGLQSDPQLPFVVSWDIPSSEHPSQSGPATTRLASLEIAGNPQRVTDWLGEPALDALEGIEVDWVAPNGMPGIVAARFETPQGPVRV comes from the coding sequence ATGCGTCTCGACCATGTCTCGTTCGCCGTCGGACCCGATGGGCTGGCCGGCACCACGAACCGTCTCACGGAGCTACTCGATGCGAAGTTCGTCGATGGCGGGGTTCACCCCCGCTTCGGCACCAGGAACATGATCCTTCCCCTCGAGAGCGACCAGTATCTCGAGATCGTCGAGGTACTCGACCACCCGGCATCCGACAAGGCACCGTTCGGCCAGGCAGTACGCGAGCGCTCCGAGGCCGGCGGCGGCTGGCTCGGCTGGGTCGTCGCCGTCGACGACATCGGACCCGTCGAGCACCGCATCGGCCGGCACGCCGTACCCGGCAACCGGCGTCGCCCCGACGGCTACAACCTCGAGTGGCAGCAGATCGGCGTCAAGGGACTCCAGTCCGATCCGCAGCTGCCGTTCGTTGTGTCGTGGGACATCCCGTCGTCGGAACACCCCTCGCAGTCGGGTCCGGCGACCACGCGCCTCGCGTCTCTCGAGATCGCCGGCAACCCACAGCGCGTCACCGACTGGCTCGGCGAACCCGCACTCGACGCGCTCGAAGGCATCGAGGTCGACTGGGTCGCGCCGAACGGAATGCCCGGCATCGTCGCCGCGCGCTTCGAGACCCCGCAGGGTCCAGTACGGGTCTGA
- the radA gene encoding DNA repair protein RadA, translated as MTRTTKAGAAKSKPARSGYRCTECGWITPKWVGRCGECQAWGTVDEIGVEPTGRTQPAAVSKPAQRISEIDVEASASAPSGVAELDRVLGGGVVPGAALLLAGEPGVGKSTLLLEVAARWSSAGRRTLYVSAEESAAQVRLRADRTSAVHDTLYLAAETDLSAVLTHIDEVDPSLLIVDSVQTVGSTAVEGVPGGVTQVREVAATLVQIAKRRNIATLIVGHVTKDGGIAGPRVLEHLVDVVLSFDGDRNSRLRFVRAVKNRFGPIDEVGCFDLSDDGIVEVPDPTGLFVSRHATPVPGTCVTVPLEGRRPLLAEVQSLVVQTAAGAPRRTTSGVDSARMAMIQAVLTKRCGVPLQGVDVYAATVGGARLIDPAADLAVAIAIASAAREEAVASDLVAIGEVGLAGEVRRVGGIHSRLREAARIGFRHAIVPADVGPAPVSDAVDGITVVPVGDVAAALELLGLGRRPGTPRTDATNGRAVAAAPSSDGPRDTASPAHPGWPLNWS; from the coding sequence ATGACGAGGACCACCAAGGCTGGTGCGGCAAAGTCGAAGCCGGCACGATCCGGTTACCGCTGTACCGAGTGCGGGTGGATCACCCCGAAGTGGGTCGGCCGCTGTGGCGAGTGCCAGGCGTGGGGCACGGTCGACGAGATCGGCGTCGAGCCCACCGGGCGTACGCAACCCGCGGCCGTTTCGAAGCCCGCACAGCGCATCAGCGAGATCGACGTCGAGGCATCGGCCTCGGCGCCCTCGGGAGTCGCCGAGCTCGACCGCGTACTCGGGGGTGGCGTGGTGCCGGGAGCGGCCCTGCTCCTTGCCGGTGAGCCGGGTGTCGGCAAGTCCACGCTGCTTCTCGAGGTCGCCGCACGATGGTCGTCCGCCGGGCGGCGGACCCTCTACGTGTCGGCAGAGGAGTCGGCCGCGCAGGTACGACTGCGCGCCGACCGCACCAGCGCCGTGCACGACACGCTCTACCTCGCGGCCGAGACCGACCTGTCGGCGGTGCTCACCCACATCGACGAAGTCGACCCGAGTCTGCTCATCGTCGACTCCGTGCAGACCGTCGGCTCGACGGCCGTCGAGGGTGTTCCCGGAGGTGTGACCCAGGTACGCGAGGTCGCGGCGACACTCGTGCAGATCGCGAAGCGCCGCAACATCGCAACGTTGATCGTCGGCCACGTCACCAAGGACGGAGGCATCGCCGGCCCGCGCGTGCTCGAGCATCTGGTCGACGTCGTCCTCTCGTTCGACGGCGACCGCAACTCGCGGCTGCGGTTCGTGCGAGCCGTCAAGAACCGCTTCGGACCGATCGACGAGGTCGGCTGCTTCGACCTGTCCGACGACGGCATCGTCGAGGTGCCCGACCCGACCGGCCTGTTCGTATCGCGACATGCGACTCCCGTTCCCGGCACCTGCGTGACCGTCCCCCTCGAGGGCCGGCGCCCACTCCTCGCCGAGGTGCAGTCGCTCGTCGTCCAGACGGCCGCCGGCGCCCCCCGGCGTACGACGAGCGGCGTCGACTCCGCACGAATGGCCATGATCCAAGCGGTGTTGACGAAACGCTGCGGCGTACCGCTGCAGGGCGTCGACGTCTATGCGGCAACGGTCGGCGGCGCCCGGCTGATCGACCCGGCGGCCGACCTCGCCGTCGCGATCGCGATCGCGTCCGCAGCGCGCGAGGAGGCGGTCGCATCCGACCTCGTCGCGATCGGCGAGGTCGGGCTTGCGGGCGAGGTCCGCCGCGTCGGCGGCATCCACAGCCGACTCCGCGAGGCGGCGCGCATCGGCTTCCGGCACGCGATCGTGCCTGCCGACGTCGGGCCGGCGCCGGTGTCCGACGCCGTCGACGGCATCACCGTCGTACCCGTCGGCGACGTCGCAGCTGCCCTCGAGCTGCTCGGTCTCGGGCGCCGCCCGGGTACGCCGCGCACCGACGCCACCAACGGTCGCGCTGTCGCCGCGGCACCGTCGTCAGACGGGCCGCGCGATACGGCGTCCCCAGCACACCCGGGTTGGCCCTTAAACTGGTCCTGA
- the disA gene encoding DNA integrity scanning diadenylate cyclase DisA — MRATMGSIAPGTPLREGLERILRGRTGGLIVLGHDKTIESISTGGFELDVPFTPTGLRELAKMDGAIILDKDATRILRAAVHLMPDPTIHTDESGTRHRTADRVARQTNHAVVSVSQSMQLIAVYVGEHRRVLEEAGAILGRANQALATLERYKLRLDEVSGALSALEIEDLVTVRDVCSVAQRLEMVTRIAAEIEDYVLELGSDGRLLSLQLDELVTGVDLDRQLIVRDYLPGGRNSRKPADVLADLSRVGAGDLVDLSAVSRALGLGSGEHLDSAVSPRGYRLLAKVPRLPSPVVERLVDHFGTLQKLLAAGIEDLQAVDGVGELRARSVREGLSRLAESSILERYV, encoded by the coding sequence ATGCGCGCAACCATGGGCAGCATCGCGCCCGGCACCCCGCTACGCGAGGGCCTCGAGCGGATCCTGCGCGGACGTACAGGCGGCCTCATCGTTCTCGGGCACGACAAGACGATCGAGTCGATCTCGACGGGCGGCTTCGAGCTCGACGTGCCGTTCACACCGACCGGCCTTCGCGAGCTCGCGAAGATGGATGGTGCGATCATCCTCGACAAGGACGCCACCCGCATTCTGCGTGCCGCCGTCCATCTGATGCCCGACCCGACCATCCACACCGACGAGTCCGGCACCCGGCACCGCACCGCCGATCGGGTCGCCCGACAGACCAACCACGCGGTCGTCTCGGTCTCCCAGTCGATGCAGCTGATCGCCGTGTACGTCGGCGAGCACCGCCGGGTGCTCGAGGAGGCCGGCGCCATCCTCGGTCGGGCGAATCAAGCCCTGGCGACGCTCGAGCGCTACAAGCTTCGCCTCGATGAGGTCTCGGGAGCGCTGTCTGCGTTGGAGATCGAGGACCTCGTCACGGTTCGTGACGTGTGCTCGGTCGCGCAGCGCCTCGAGATGGTCACCCGGATCGCCGCCGAGATAGAAGACTATGTGCTCGAGCTCGGCAGCGACGGCAGGTTGCTCTCGCTGCAGCTCGACGAGCTCGTCACCGGTGTCGACCTCGACCGGCAGCTGATCGTGCGCGACTACCTACCCGGCGGCCGCAACTCTCGCAAGCCCGCCGATGTGCTCGCCGACCTCTCTCGCGTCGGCGCGGGCGACCTCGTCGACCTGTCGGCCGTCTCCCGCGCACTCGGCCTCGGCTCGGGCGAGCACCTCGACTCCGCGGTGTCGCCGCGCGGCTACCGGCTGCTTGCGAAGGTGCCACGGCTCCCGTCGCCCGTCGTCGAACGGCTCGTCGACCACTTCGGAACCTTGCAGAAGCTCCTTGCCGCCGGCATCGAGGACCTGCAGGCGGTCGACGGCGTCGGTGAGCTGCGCGCCCGCAGCGTACGCGAGGGGTTGTCCCGCCTCGCCGAGTCGAGCATCCTCGAGCGGTACGTGTAG
- a CDS encoding class I SAM-dependent methyltransferase, with product MVGTTLTKTIQDIDGWFGPVDQILFEYFLRDDAPEAPGDLVELGAYKGKSAAWMGGFLRDGETFTVCDLFGAEAEASANAVENQKSYATLDRVAFEENYRAVRGDLPVVIQGLSSSILEHVSADSARFVHVDASHLYPHVLVDLESAETMLKPGGVVAFDDYRSAHTPGVAAVVWGAIATGRLHPICMTRAKMYGVFGDPTEHASRLRDWLATHDDAPAWVENEIDGRDIVRFKPLRRTKK from the coding sequence ATGGTTGGGACGACATTGACGAAGACAATTCAAGACATCGACGGTTGGTTCGGGCCCGTCGACCAGATCCTGTTCGAGTACTTCCTGCGTGACGATGCGCCCGAGGCTCCCGGCGACCTGGTGGAGCTCGGCGCGTACAAGGGCAAGAGCGCGGCGTGGATGGGCGGCTTCCTGCGCGATGGCGAGACGTTCACCGTCTGCGACCTGTTCGGCGCCGAAGCGGAGGCTTCGGCCAACGCGGTTGAGAACCAGAAGTCGTACGCCACCCTCGACCGTGTCGCATTCGAGGAGAACTACCGCGCCGTACGTGGCGACCTTCCCGTGGTGATCCAGGGGCTCTCGTCGTCGATCCTCGAGCACGTGTCCGCGGACAGCGCGAGGTTCGTGCATGTGGACGCCTCGCACCTTTACCCGCACGTGCTCGTCGACCTCGAGTCCGCGGAGACGATGCTCAAGCCGGGTGGCGTCGTTGCATTCGACGACTACCGCAGCGCACACACCCCCGGCGTCGCCGCAGTCGTCTGGGGTGCCATCGCCACCGGGCGCTTGCACCCCATCTGCATGACGCGGGCGAAGATGTACGGCGTGTTCGGTGACCCGACCGAGCATGCGAGCCGCCTACGCGACTGGCTCGCAACCCATGATGACGCTCCCGCCTGGGTCGAGAACGAGATCGACGGGCGAGACATCGTGCGGTTCAAACCCCTGCGCCGAACGAAGAAGTAG
- a CDS encoding glycosyltransferase family 39 protein, which translates to MQNRAWSWHRVVDALREAPSRIDPLVIVVGGISLLVYSLHGIDGGLSRDRGLYSYAGQQFADGVPPYEGVFNRAGPLAHIIPGIGVGGARLFGVDELNAIRVLFMLISVACVCVIYLFARDLFGSPLAALSTAAAFLSFAGIIENASNGPREKTPMILFLLLAFWAAHRHRWIWAGAMLALATLALQIALPAGAAAILVLAIAAGPGQRLAAIVRTVVGGVATLAVFVLYFLVVGAAGDFVEAFFLVNLEYTSSDPFTANVAANWDDLAAGYRASVWVLLVGIVAILTVTAFAFSRRYRRGHPNAVPLAALGAATAVALVWTVREYDSWPDAMLLLPTAAFGVGVIADAVTEVLSLRWLRAAALAWVLLALVMATSYAVSDRHHMLVDQRAAVRAKLRHLPDDATILSINSPQALVLSGKTNAIPYQIFKPDLLEYIEDTWPGGLEGLAEDVEQDPPTLITVSGYIPQWLADTVERDYVRVGSAPGWVWYVDRSVGHRVVTLVRRAGGKRHRR; encoded by the coding sequence GTGCAGAACCGCGCATGGTCATGGCATCGCGTCGTCGACGCGCTGCGCGAGGCACCGTCACGTATCGACCCGTTGGTCATCGTCGTGGGTGGCATCTCGCTGCTGGTCTATTCGCTGCATGGCATCGACGGAGGTCTCAGCCGAGATCGCGGGCTGTACAGCTACGCCGGCCAGCAGTTCGCCGACGGGGTGCCGCCGTACGAGGGCGTCTTCAATCGTGCGGGGCCACTCGCCCACATCATCCCGGGCATCGGTGTCGGCGGCGCGCGCCTGTTCGGAGTCGACGAGCTCAACGCGATCCGCGTGCTCTTCATGTTGATCAGTGTCGCGTGCGTGTGCGTCATCTACCTGTTCGCACGTGACCTGTTCGGATCGCCGCTCGCGGCGTTGTCCACGGCCGCGGCGTTCCTCAGTTTCGCGGGCATCATCGAGAACGCCTCCAACGGCCCGCGCGAGAAGACGCCGATGATCCTGTTCCTGCTGCTCGCGTTCTGGGCCGCGCATCGGCACCGGTGGATCTGGGCCGGAGCGATGCTGGCTCTCGCGACGCTCGCTCTGCAGATCGCCCTTCCTGCCGGCGCGGCTGCGATCCTCGTCCTTGCGATTGCCGCAGGCCCTGGGCAGCGCCTCGCGGCGATCGTACGTACGGTCGTGGGCGGAGTTGCGACCCTCGCGGTCTTCGTCCTCTACTTCTTGGTGGTCGGCGCCGCCGGGGACTTCGTCGAGGCGTTCTTCCTGGTCAACCTCGAGTACACGTCGTCGGACCCGTTCACCGCCAACGTCGCGGCCAACTGGGACGATCTGGCAGCCGGCTACCGAGCATCGGTCTGGGTCCTGCTGGTCGGCATCGTCGCGATCCTCACCGTGACGGCGTTCGCGTTCAGCCGACGGTACCGCCGCGGCCATCCGAACGCCGTCCCGTTGGCGGCGCTCGGCGCGGCGACCGCCGTCGCTCTGGTCTGGACGGTGCGGGAGTACGACTCCTGGCCCGACGCGATGCTGCTGTTGCCGACCGCGGCGTTCGGCGTCGGGGTGATCGCGGACGCGGTCACCGAGGTGCTCTCGCTTCGCTGGTTGCGTGCGGCCGCACTCGCCTGGGTGCTCCTCGCCCTGGTGATGGCGACGTCGTACGCGGTCAGCGATCGGCATCATATGCTCGTTGACCAGCGGGCGGCCGTGCGGGCCAAGCTGCGACATCTACCCGACGACGCGACCATCCTGTCGATCAACTCGCCGCAGGCGCTCGTACTGTCCGGTAAGACGAACGCGATCCCCTACCAGATCTTCAAACCGGATCTGCTCGAGTACATCGAAGACACGTGGCCCGGCGGACTCGAGGGGCTCGCCGAGGACGTCGAGCAAGATCCGCCCACCCTGATCACCGTCAGTGGGTACATACCGCAGTGGCTCGCCGACACCGTCGAGCGAGACTACGTGCGTGTCGGCTCCGCACCCGGTTGGGTCTGGTACGTCGATCGCTCGGTGGGGCACCGGGTCGTCACGTTGGTCAGGCGCGCGGGCGGCAAACGGCACCGACGATAG
- a CDS encoding ICP22 family protein, producing MSGIVRPTGGAPPSVYWRRRLILLAVVLLVAAGLVKVLGGGGGDDDPPAAGAGDTQPTAEPDDDAADKPKKRKKRHHGSDDAVAGERNVAVTLGGGAACDPASVTVTPSVAADSAAGGAVRVRLAFTTTADAPCMLSIEDHEPLVSISDGSDVVWESTRCDDLFGSSRVRLEPGWLTYVDAAWSGRASGRTCGESADFAAPGDYEIQAALLGGEPSKADISLAEPEREDESDKNDESDKNDESDKNDESDKNDESDKNDESDKNDEKPGRDESDPPNQADNAAE from the coding sequence ATGAGCGGGATCGTACGGCCGACCGGGGGAGCGCCGCCGAGCGTCTACTGGCGACGCAGGCTGATCCTTCTCGCCGTCGTGCTCCTGGTCGCAGCGGGCCTGGTCAAGGTGCTCGGTGGGGGTGGCGGCGACGATGACCCGCCGGCGGCCGGGGCGGGCGACACCCAGCCCACCGCAGAGCCGGACGACGACGCGGCCGACAAGCCGAAGAAGCGGAAGAAGCGGCACCACGGGTCCGACGATGCGGTCGCGGGCGAGCGCAACGTCGCCGTGACGCTGGGCGGCGGGGCCGCGTGCGACCCGGCGTCGGTGACGGTCACGCCGTCGGTTGCGGCGGACTCCGCAGCGGGCGGCGCGGTACGTGTGCGGCTCGCGTTCACGACCACTGCCGACGCGCCGTGCATGCTGTCGATCGAGGATCACGAGCCGCTCGTCTCGATCTCCGACGGATCCGACGTCGTATGGGAGTCGACCCGCTGCGACGATCTCTTCGGTTCGAGCCGCGTACGGCTGGAACCCGGGTGGCTCACCTATGTCGATGCGGCATGGTCGGGTCGCGCGAGCGGGCGTACCTGCGGCGAAAGCGCCGACTTCGCGGCACCGGGCGACTACGAGATCCAGGCGGCGCTGCTCGGCGGCGAACCCTCGAAGGCGGACATCAGCCTGGCCGAGCCGGAACGCGAGGACGAGTCGGACAAGAACGACGAGTCGGACAAGAACGACGAGTCCGACAAGAACGACGAGTCCGACAAGAACGACGAGTCCGACAAGAACGACGAGTCCGACAAGAACGACGAGAAGCCCGGACGTGACGAGTCGGATCCACCGAACCAGGCCGACAACGCCGCCGAGTGA